The Ictalurus punctatus breed USDA103 chromosome 9, Coco_2.0, whole genome shotgun sequence genome contains a region encoding:
- the dnajc27 gene encoding dnaJ homolog subfamily C member 27 isoform X1, with product MDTNVQKRRENKKSLRIKVISLGNAEVGKSCIIKRYCEKRFVPKYLATIGIDYGVTKVQVRDREIKVNIFDMAGHPFFYEVRNEFYKDSQGVILVYDVGLRESFDALDSWLTEMKQEMGSQANMESIIFVVCANKVDLTKRRVVDESEGRLWAESRGFQYFETSAQSGEGISEMFQAFFSSITDMCENGGKRPNPEVSIGFTKEQADTIRRIRNSKDSWDMLGVKPGATREEVNKAYRKLAVLLHPDKCVAPGSEDAFKAVVNARTSLLKNIK from the exons ATGGACACGAATGTACAGAAAAGgagggaaaataaaaaatccttgCGGATTAAGGTTATCAGCCTCGGGAATGCAGAGGTTGGTAAG AGTTGCATCATTAAACGATACTGTGAGAAACGATTTGTACCCAAATATCTGGCCACAATTGGGATTGATTATGGTGTGACAAA GGTTCAAGTACGGGACAGGGAgataaaagtaaacatttttgacatggcAGGACATCCATTCTTTTATGAG GTCCGCAATGAATTCTATAAGGATTCGCAGGGTGTGATTCTGGTGTATGATGTAGGACTTAGAGAGAGCTTTGATGCCCTGGACAGCTGGCTCACAGAGATGAAGCAAGAGATGGGCTCACAAGCCAATATGGAGAGCATTATTTTTGTCGTGTGTGCCAACAAG GTCGACTTGACTAAAAGGCGAGTGGTAGACGAGAGTGAAGGCAGATTGTGGGCAGAGAGCCGAGGTTTTCAGTATTTTGAGACATCTGCTCAGAGTGGCGAAGGCATCAGTGAAATGTTTCAG GCCTTTTTTTCCTCGATTACTGATATGTGTGAGAATGGAGGGAAGAGACCAAATCCAGAGGTCAGTATTGGCTTCACCAAAGAGCAAGCTGACACTATACGGCGTATCCGCAACAGTAAAGACAGCTGGGACATGCTGGGAGTAAAGCCTGGGGCAACAAG AGAGGAAGTCAACAAGGCGTACAGGAAGCTTGCTGTGCTTCTGCACCCAGATAAGTGTGTGGCACCGGGCAGCGAGGACGCCTTTAAAGCAGTGGTCAATGCACGAACATCCCTTCTGAAAAATATCAAGTAG
- the dnajc27 gene encoding dnaJ homolog subfamily C member 27 isoform X2, whose amino-acid sequence MDTNVQKRRENKKSLRIKVISLGNAEVGKSCIIKRYCEKRFVPKYLATIGIDYGVTKVQVRDREIKVNIFDMAGHPFFYEVRNEFYKDSQGVILVYDVGLRESFDALDSWLTEMKQEMGSQANMESIIFVVCANKVDLTKRRVVDESEGRLWAESRGFQYFETSAQSGEGISEMFQVSVVKVILKGNTNSIITHILIIVLLEPTVCTLYDQRFVDT is encoded by the exons ATGGACACGAATGTACAGAAAAGgagggaaaataaaaaatccttgCGGATTAAGGTTATCAGCCTCGGGAATGCAGAGGTTGGTAAG AGTTGCATCATTAAACGATACTGTGAGAAACGATTTGTACCCAAATATCTGGCCACAATTGGGATTGATTATGGTGTGACAAA GGTTCAAGTACGGGACAGGGAgataaaagtaaacatttttgacatggcAGGACATCCATTCTTTTATGAG GTCCGCAATGAATTCTATAAGGATTCGCAGGGTGTGATTCTGGTGTATGATGTAGGACTTAGAGAGAGCTTTGATGCCCTGGACAGCTGGCTCACAGAGATGAAGCAAGAGATGGGCTCACAAGCCAATATGGAGAGCATTATTTTTGTCGTGTGTGCCAACAAG GTCGACTTGACTAAAAGGCGAGTGGTAGACGAGAGTGAAGGCAGATTGTGGGCAGAGAGCCGAGGTTTTCAGTATTTTGAGACATCTGCTCAGAGTGGCGAAGGCATCAGTGAAATGTTTCAG GTATCCGTAGTCAAGGTAATACTAAAAGGTAACACCAATTCCATTATTACCCATATTCTTATTATTGTCCTGCTTGAGCCTACTgtatgtacactatatgaccagaggtttgtggacacctga